One part of the Oncorhynchus clarkii lewisi isolate Uvic-CL-2024 chromosome 7, UVic_Ocla_1.0, whole genome shotgun sequence genome encodes these proteins:
- the LOC139412633 gene encoding collagen alpha-1(XXVIII) chain yields MSTGVVVTETLSRPRARPVPEQQLARQGKDGKDGRELRVVVNTNDPDYEDIYSMESYDDSMAMEQSIHLTPATNHNDGETVTVDPLKAKRSRREVKGEAPVDLCVLPLEEGSCGRFTLRWYFNSQVQACRPFIYSGCEGNANRFLHQETCEERCLPEDTDAVPLKKGR; encoded by the exons atgagtactg GTGTTGTTGTGACAGAAACCCTGTCCCGCCCCAGGGCGCGTCCTGTTCCAGAGCAACAGCTGGCCCGGCAGGGCAAGGATGGTAAGGATG GGCGTGAGCTGCGTGTGGTGGTGAACACCAATGACCCTGACTACGAAGATATCTACTCTATGGAGAGTTACGATGATTCCATGGCTATGGAGCAGAGCATCCACCTAACCCCCGCTACGAATCATAACGACG GTGAGACAGTCACTGTTGACCCTCTGAAAGCAAAAAGGTCCAGGAGAGAGGTCAAAGGGGAAG CTCCAGTGGACCTTTGTGTGTTGCCCCTGGAGGAGGGCAGCTGTGGGAGGTTTACTCTGCGCTGGTACTTTAACAGCCAGGTGCAGGCCTGTAGACCCTTCATCTACAGCGGCTGTGAGGGCAACGCCAACCGCTTCCTCCATCAGGAGACCTGTGAGGAGCGCTGCCTCCCGGAggacacag